The Flavobacterium psychrotrophum region TGCAGTTCAGCGATCTCAAAAAAGGAACGCGGATGACACGGATGCTTCGCAATCGCGGATTAGCGCAGATTTTTCGGTGCATTTCTTGGAGGAACTGAGCGGAGGAATCTCAATAAAAATTATAAGATTGCCACGGTTGTTCCTCCCTCGCAAAGACGGTACGTGAAGAAAGTATCCAAATCCGGTACTGTCATTGCGAACGCAGCGCAGCGGAGTGTGGCAATCTCATAATTATAAAAATTCTTTATTTGTCTTTAGTGACTGATGGTGTTTAACGGCATCAATAAATAAAGGAAATTCGGGGACTTCTTTTTTTACAATTTCTTTGTAAGCCATAAACATTTGGTTAGCCGCTACGTTAAAAGGCATCTTTCCTGTGCCCGTGCATAGGCCGGGTACGGCAACGCTGTTTATCTCCGGATGGGATATACGGGCAGATAAAATTCCCTTCATGGCAAGGTAGGCATTAACCGATTCAGGTATTTGTTGGCTGCCGGGTACCCTCATGGTTGGTGCACAAACAATGAATTTTCCCGACCGGGATTGCATTATTTCGGTTTGCCCCACCAGCAATTCGTTAAGGGAGAGCTGTTTTATCCTGCGCTGAAGCTCAGCTTGTATGTCCCAGCCGTATTTCTGGGAAATAAACAAATCGAGTCCGCCATCCATAAACCCGAAAGAATTTCCCGGACTAACAATAGCATCGCACTGCGCATCAAAAATATTGGCGTCAACAATCTGCACATTAGGGTCAAATTCAAAATGCTTTTGCCATGCAGCGCCAAGTGCTGGGGTATTGTAGTGTACGAGTTTTATGTTGAGGTTGTGTGGCATTACTTTTTTACGATTGGTTCTTATCTCTAAATTTACAGTTTGCAAACCGCTAATCCTTCTCCTTTACAATAAGCGAATAAAATTCTAAATCCTTCCTGATATGGATTGTATTCAGGTGTTCCCATTTTTCTCCTGATTTACGGTATATTTTAAACGCGTTTGATTCTTTTTGCTTGGATACAGAATCGCCTTTTTTTAATATATCATCCATATAGCTGTAAATAGAAAAGTATTCGCCGTTGGGAGAAACTTTAATTTCCCTGCCATTTCGGCCATGCATCGCTACATCTAAAATTACAGCTTCTATTTTTTTGTCGTAAAGCGCTTTAAGACTGGAATACGATGAAAATTTAAGATAGCCCAAAAAACCAAGCATGAGGGTAATGGCAAATATTGTTTTAAAGCGTTTCAGGAAAATCTTCTTTTTATCGCCGTTGCAGTCATTCTCGTTATAGAGCTGCCCCATTATTTTTTTAAAATCCATATCAGAAATAAAATCCAAGTTTTTCATGGTGCTTCTTTCTTCCCCAAATTTACATTTTTAAAATCTATTCGCTACTTTTACGCAAATAAAGACCGTAAAGAAACTCTCCATAAATGCGTACACATTTTATCGCCATAGGGGGCGCTGCCATGCACAACCTGGCACTAGCCCTGCACAGTAAAGGATATAAAGTAACCGGCAGCGACGATGCCATTTTTGAACCCAGCCGTACCCGCCTCGAAAAGAAAGGCCTGCTACCGGAAACACTGGGCTGGTTCCCTGAGCGCATTACAGCCGATATCGAAGCCATCATCCTAGGGATGCACGCCAAGGCCGATAACCCTGAGCTGCTTAAGGCGCAGGAACTCGGATTGAAAATATACAGCTATCCGGAGTTTTTATATGAGCAGAGCAAGAACAAAACCCGCGTAGTCATTGGCGGAAGCCACGGCAAAACTACCATTACCAGTATGATACTGCACGTAATGCACTACCACAACATTGAGGTAGACTATATGGTAGGTGCTCAGCTGGAAGGTTTTGATACCATGGTGCACCTTACCGAAGATAATGACTTTATTGTACTGGAGGGTGACGAATACCTTTCATCGCCTATGGACAGGAGGCCGAAATTTCACTTATACCAGCCTAATATTGCCCTGATAAGCGGCATAGCGTGGGATCATATCAATGTGTTCCCTACGTTTGAGAACTATGTAGAGCAGTTTGAAATATTCATACAGCAAATAACCAACGGCGGTATCCTTGTTTACAATGAGAACGATCCTGAGGTAAAACGCATTGCCGAAGCAGCGACTAACCCCATACGGAAGCTGCCTTACAGCACGCCGCAGTATGGTGTAGAAAATGGTATTACGCTTTTAGAAACGCCTGAAGGGCCAATGCCAATATCGGTATTTGGGGCACACAATCTTAATAACCTTGCCGGAGCCAAATGGATCAGCCAGAACATGGGTGTAGATGAAGCCGACTTTTATGAGGCCATTGCTACCTTTAAAGGGGCAAGCAAGCGCCTTGAAAAAATAGCCGAAAATGGTAAGAATGTCGCTTATAAAGATTTTGCGCATTCGCCTAGTAAGGTTGCCGCTACTACACGCGCCGTTAAGGAGCAGTACCCTGATAAAACACTTATTGCCTGTTTAGAGCTGCATACCTACAGCAGTCTTAATGCCGACTTTTTAAAAGAGTACCGTGGCGCGCTTGATGCTGCCGATGTTGCGGTAGTGTTCTATAGCCCCGATGCGGTGAAGATAAAACAACTTGAAGAAGTTAGTTATGAGCAAATAGCGGAGGCTTTTAATAGGGAAGACCTTATTATTTACACCAACCCCGCTGCATTTAAGCAATACCTGTACGAATTAAAATATGATACCAAAGGTGCTGCATTGCTGCTTATGAGCAGCGGCAACTATGGTGGACTTAATTTTGATGAGGTTAAAAACCTTATTTAGTTTTTCTGTTTATAGTTCAAAGTTAATAGTTTGTTGTTAGCTTCACTCTGCTCCCCGTCACTGTAAAGGCCTATATTAACCCTGTACAACATCTGAGAGTAGATGAAAAACGACACTATACTCAAATAAGGAATGAGCTTCACTCATACGAGATATAATCCTGCGTAAGCATGACACTGTCATTTGCGAGGTAATGAAGTATGAGTGAAGTTCCAACTATAAACTCTGAACTATTTAATTTCCACCAGCGGCCACCCATTTTTATCCCATTTCAGTTCGGTAATAATGAGCTTGGATGCCCCACCATCGGCAATGGAGTAGCCGTGTGCCACAAAATACTCTTTACCATCTATCTTATAAACCGAGTTGTGTCCAAGGGCGGCATATTTAACGCCGTCGCCTATGGCAAAGTCGGTACCGTTACCGTCCAGCATATCATAACCGGCTTTATCTACATACGGCCCGGTGACTGATTTAGACCTGCCCACCACCACATGGTAGTTGCTGTTTACACCCCGGCAACACATATCAAAAGATGCAAACAGGTAGTAATAATCACCGTGCTTGTACACAAATGCGCCCTCTATCTGGCTGTCTTCTAAACCATAATTATACAGCTTTTGAGTACTTGGCCTGCGTGCTATGGTATGCCACTCTTCCGGCAGGGCAAAGCCCGCCATATCATTAGTCATTTTCACAGCTTTCAGTCCATCCCAAAACGAACCAAATACAAACCACGGCGTGCCATTATCATCTACAATAATATTAGGATCTATGGCCTGCCACAGGTCGCGTCCCAGTACAGACTGCACTATCTTGCCCTGATCGGTCCATTTGTATTTCGGGCTTTTTTGGTTTAGGGTAGGGCTGGTAGCATGTCCTATCGCTGCATCGGGTTTGCCCGGAGTAGCATTACAGGCATAAAAAATATGGTACTGCCCCTTATAGAAAATAATATCCGGAGCCCATATATCTCCCTTAAATGACGGAAGCGCTTTTAGTACCCATTCGGGCAATGTTTCAAAAATAGGTTTACCCTCGGTCCAGGTCTTAAGGTCTTTAGAGTACATGGTACTAATGCCCTTGCCGGTTCCAAAAACATAGTAGGTGTCGCCATCTTTTGCCATTACAGGATCATGTACACCGGGGTTCTTAGGGTTAAAGGGTAAAACCGGTAATTCCGGCGGTGGAAGTACCTGGCTGTATGATGCAAATGTTGCAGTCAGCAGCCCACATAATAGTAGTTTTCTTAGCATGATTAATAAAGTGTTTAATTTACACTTATGCTAAGATATAAAAATTTACAACGTTATAGTTGTTTTGTTTGTCAAAAATAGAGGCGTGAAATTCTAAGTTTAGTTTTTTAAATAAAAATGGTTTACACCACAATAAAATTTATGTAGCAGTAAAGGCACTATTTTGTATTCATCGGTGTTAATACACTAAACCAATTTATAATACCATGAAAAAAATCGTTGCTTTTGCGGCACTATCAGCCGTATTGTTTTCCTGTTCTAATAATGATGATTCTAATGCCGCGCCGGACGAAGAGCCTTTTTTTAGCTTTAAAGTGGGCGATGTATGGGCTTATAGAAACTATAACCAAAACCATGGAGGTACATTTGTGCCTACAACAACAGATACGGTTAAAATTATTGGCACACTAATTTTTAACGGCAAAACCTATTTTGATTTTGAGACAACGAGCTACATGTCAGGGCAGGTCGTCAATTCTCTACACACTTACCAACGCGTCAATGAAGATGGGCATCTTGTAAACCAAAATGAAAGGGTTTTACACCCGGGGTCTGATACTGATTTTACGGATCACTATCCTTTTACAATAACCTCAGCCGACACATTGGGGTTTATGGCTACAAGGTTATATGCTCTTCAGGATGTTGATGTTGAAGGAGCTGCGTACAGCGCATATAAATATGAAAGTTATTATACACCTAATGAAAATGGTGGAGCTGAAGGTGTAGGTTATCAAACTTTTTACAGCCCGGGAGTCGGACTTGTTTTGAGCAGGGATCGTTATTTGACTGATGCAGACATAAGATTAGAAACGCGGCTTATT contains the following coding sequences:
- a CDS encoding macro domain-containing protein codes for the protein MPHNLNIKLVHYNTPALGAAWQKHFEFDPNVQIVDANIFDAQCDAIVSPGNSFGFMDGGLDLFISQKYGWDIQAELQRRIKQLSLNELLVGQTEIMQSRSGKFIVCAPTMRVPGSQQIPESVNAYLAMKGILSARISHPEINSVAVPGLCTGTGKMPFNVAANQMFMAYKEIVKKEVPEFPLFIDAVKHHQSLKTNKEFL
- a CDS encoding UDP-N-acetylmuramate--L-alanine ligase; its protein translation is MRTHFIAIGGAAMHNLALALHSKGYKVTGSDDAIFEPSRTRLEKKGLLPETLGWFPERITADIEAIILGMHAKADNPELLKAQELGLKIYSYPEFLYEQSKNKTRVVIGGSHGKTTITSMILHVMHYHNIEVDYMVGAQLEGFDTMVHLTEDNDFIVLEGDEYLSSPMDRRPKFHLYQPNIALISGIAWDHINVFPTFENYVEQFEIFIQQITNGGILVYNENDPEVKRIAEAATNPIRKLPYSTPQYGVENGITLLETPEGPMPISVFGAHNLNNLAGAKWISQNMGVDEADFYEAIATFKGASKRLEKIAENGKNVAYKDFAHSPSKVAATTRAVKEQYPDKTLIACLELHTYSSLNADFLKEYRGALDAADVAVVFYSPDAVKIKQLEEVSYEQIAEAFNREDLIIYTNPAAFKQYLYELKYDTKGAALLLMSSGNYGGLNFDEVKNLI
- a CDS encoding family 43 glycosylhydrolase encodes the protein MLRKLLLCGLLTATFASYSQVLPPPELPVLPFNPKNPGVHDPVMAKDGDTYYVFGTGKGISTMYSKDLKTWTEGKPIFETLPEWVLKALPSFKGDIWAPDIIFYKGQYHIFYACNATPGKPDAAIGHATSPTLNQKSPKYKWTDQGKIVQSVLGRDLWQAIDPNIIVDDNGTPWFVFGSFWDGLKAVKMTNDMAGFALPEEWHTIARRPSTQKLYNYGLEDSQIEGAFVYKHGDYYYLFASFDMCCRGVNSNYHVVVGRSKSVTGPYVDKAGYDMLDGNGTDFAIGDGVKYAALGHNSVYKIDGKEYFVAHGYSIADGGASKLIITELKWDKNGWPLVEIK